A region of Curvibacter sp. AEP1-3 DNA encodes the following proteins:
- a CDS encoding hydroxysqualene dehydroxylase, with translation MAKVIIIGGGVAGMSAAHELIERGFEVEVFERNPDYVGGKARSVDVPGSDQTVPGRFLPGEHGFRFFPGFYAHVTDTMKRIPMGAGVSVMDNLVSTLTVLISQAENKPILVPVNFPRSLKDVKQLFSGFQAMSEELSEDDIAYFSGRVWRLMTSCQARFDQEYDNISWWDFTGAANRSQAYQKLLAGGLTRSLVACKAHTASTRTGGAIFLQLIYLMLEAGAQRTDRVLNGPTNEAWLTPWHQHLLSSGVKYQRGTTVTALKVDAGKVAGIEFRRDGSAQTEVARADHYVLAVPVERAATLVNKDLLALDPTLANIIKLAPNVEWMNGIQFFLNTELKMHLGHTIYADSNWALTSISQKQFWSNYELKGRGKGDVLSVLSVDISDWESPGDFNQKAAQDCTPDEIKDEVWAQLKAELNSHGTTVLRDDMVSAWYLDSSIVPLDGAMTDAMLEGLTMEEQDKLQKVINLEPLLVNQCNTWKIRPNATTKVPNLFLASDYVKTYTDLATMEGANEAARRAVNGILKATRSKAPPCDVWELRTPWLLKVFRAADFCALMAGNVWRSITGTKGATS, from the coding sequence ATGGCAAAGGTAATCATCATCGGCGGTGGTGTCGCGGGCATGAGCGCGGCACATGAACTGATTGAGCGGGGCTTTGAAGTCGAAGTCTTCGAACGCAACCCGGACTACGTGGGTGGCAAAGCGCGCAGCGTGGATGTGCCGGGGTCAGACCAGACGGTGCCCGGCCGCTTCCTGCCCGGGGAACACGGGTTCCGGTTCTTCCCCGGCTTTTATGCCCACGTCACCGACACCATGAAGCGCATTCCGATGGGTGCCGGCGTGTCGGTGATGGACAACCTGGTGAGCACCCTGACGGTGCTGATCTCGCAGGCCGAGAACAAGCCCATTCTGGTGCCGGTGAACTTTCCGCGATCGCTCAAGGACGTGAAGCAGCTCTTCAGCGGCTTTCAGGCCATGAGCGAAGAGCTGAGTGAAGACGACATCGCCTACTTTTCGGGCCGCGTGTGGCGCCTGATGACCAGTTGCCAGGCGCGCTTTGACCAGGAGTACGACAACATCAGCTGGTGGGACTTCACTGGCGCGGCCAACCGCAGCCAGGCCTACCAGAAGCTGCTGGCCGGTGGCCTGACGCGCAGCCTGGTGGCCTGCAAAGCCCACACTGCCAGCACCCGCACGGGGGGCGCCATCTTTTTGCAACTGATTTACCTGATGCTGGAAGCCGGCGCCCAGCGCACCGACCGCGTGTTGAACGGCCCCACCAACGAGGCCTGGCTCACCCCTTGGCACCAGCACCTGTTGAGTAGCGGTGTGAAATACCAGCGCGGCACCACCGTGACCGCGCTCAAGGTGGATGCGGGTAAGGTGGCAGGCATCGAGTTCCGTCGGGACGGCAGTGCCCAGACCGAGGTGGCCCGCGCTGACCACTACGTGCTGGCCGTGCCGGTGGAGCGTGCTGCCACGCTGGTCAACAAGGACTTGCTAGCGCTGGACCCGACGCTGGCCAACATCATCAAACTCGCGCCCAATGTGGAGTGGATGAACGGCATCCAGTTCTTCTTGAACACCGAGCTCAAGATGCACCTGGGCCACACGATTTACGCGGACAGCAACTGGGCGCTGACCAGCATTTCGCAGAAGCAGTTCTGGTCCAACTACGAGCTCAAGGGCCGCGGCAAGGGCGATGTGCTGTCGGTGTTGTCGGTGGATATTTCGGACTGGGAGAGCCCGGGCGACTTCAACCAGAAGGCCGCACAAGACTGCACACCCGATGAAATCAAAGACGAAGTGTGGGCCCAGCTTAAGGCGGAACTCAACAGCCACGGAACGACGGTGCTGCGCGACGACATGGTGTCTGCCTGGTACCTGGACAGCAGCATCGTGCCGCTGGACGGCGCGATGACGGACGCGATGCTCGAAGGCCTGACGATGGAGGAGCAGGACAAGCTGCAAAAGGTCATCAACCTGGAACCCCTGCTGGTAAACCAGTGCAACACCTGGAAGATCCGCCCTAACGCGACCACCAAGGTGCCCAACCTGTTTCTGGCCAGTGACTACGTCAAGACCTACACCGACCTGGCCACCATGGAGGGTGCCAATGAGGCGGCCCGGCGCGCGGTGAACGGCATTCTGAAAGCCACCCGCAGCAAAGCACCACCGTGCGACGTGTGGGAGCTGCGTACGCCCTGGTTGCTGAAGGTGTTCCGGGCGGCGGATTTCTGTGCGCTGATGGCCGGCAATGTGTGGCGCAGCATCACCGGAACCAAGGGCGCGACGTCATGA
- a CDS encoding homoserine dehydrogenase encodes MYQDHFTLSAGSPAGRAAPAAPAPLRVGLLGLGTVGGGTLAVLLRNAELIAARAGRRIEVRMVAVRNLPRAAATLLRLLGEQSSPRVQLTDDPQALIHSPEVDVVVEVMGGTTLARTLVLQAIAKGKHVVTANKALLAEHGSEIFAASQARGVVVAYGGAVAVSIPIIKALREGLTANRIEWVAGIINGTTNFILSAMRERGLSFAAALAEAQALGYAEADPAFDVQGIDAAHKLTLLAANAFGVPPQFADVQVHGITDLDAADVAFAERWGYRVKLLGIAKRRGNALELRVHPTLLPADHLLAQVHGSMNAVMVKSDAAGITLYYGAGAGAEQTGSAVIADLVDLARSASLPPAQRVPALGFQSGALLAMPVVAADDVPSAFYVRLDLSRPDATVPRVLQALALAGVQVQRMEVLPHPADAVQPCLVLLTQPLAFRDLRPALQAVEAWPEVLGYANVLRVESLV; translated from the coding sequence ATGTACCAAGACCACTTCACCCTTTCCGCTGGCAGCCCTGCCGGTCGCGCAGCCCCGGCAGCGCCAGCGCCCTTGCGCGTCGGCCTCTTGGGGCTGGGCACCGTGGGCGGGGGCACCTTGGCCGTCTTGCTGCGTAACGCGGAGCTGATTGCCGCGCGCGCCGGGCGCCGCATCGAGGTGCGCATGGTTGCCGTGCGCAACCTGCCCCGCGCCGCCGCCACGCTGTTGCGTTTGCTGGGCGAGCAGAGCAGTCCGCGCGTGCAGCTCACCGACGACCCGCAGGCCCTGATCCACAGCCCCGAGGTCGATGTGGTGGTCGAGGTCATGGGCGGCACCACACTGGCCCGCACCCTGGTGCTGCAGGCCATTGCCAAAGGCAAGCACGTGGTCACCGCCAACAAGGCCTTGCTGGCCGAGCACGGCAGTGAGATCTTTGCCGCGTCCCAAGCGCGTGGCGTGGTAGTGGCTTACGGGGGCGCGGTGGCGGTCAGCATCCCCATCATCAAGGCGCTGCGCGAGGGGTTGACTGCCAACCGCATCGAGTGGGTGGCCGGCATCATCAACGGCACTACCAACTTCATCCTCTCCGCCATGCGCGAGCGCGGCTTGAGCTTTGCTGCCGCTCTGGCCGAGGCTCAAGCCCTGGGCTACGCAGAGGCCGACCCCGCCTTCGACGTGCAAGGCATCGACGCTGCCCACAAGCTCACCCTGCTGGCTGCTAACGCCTTTGGTGTGCCGCCGCAATTTGCCGATGTGCAGGTGCACGGCATTACCGATCTGGACGCGGCAGACGTGGCATTTGCCGAGCGCTGGGGCTACCGCGTGAAGTTGCTGGGCATAGCCAAGCGGCGGGGCAATGCACTGGAGCTGCGCGTGCACCCCACGCTCTTGCCTGCCGACCACCTGCTGGCCCAAGTGCACGGCAGCATGAATGCGGTCATGGTCAAGAGCGATGCGGCGGGCATCACCCTGTACTACGGCGCTGGTGCGGGGGCTGAGCAAACCGGCTCAGCCGTCATTGCCGATCTGGTGGACCTGGCCCGCAGCGCCAGCCTGCCACCGGCGCAACGTGTGCCCGCGCTCGGTTTTCAGAGCGGTGCACTGTTGGCCATGCCGGTGGTGGCGGCTGACGATGTGCCAAGCGCCTTCTATGTGCGGCTGGATCTGAGCCGCCCTGATGCCACCGTGCCGCGCGTGCTGCAAGCGCTGGCTTTGGCTGGTGTGCAGGTGCAGCGCATGGAGGTACTGCCCCACCCGGCTGATGCGGTGCAACCCTGCCTGGTGCTGCTCACCCAGCCACTGGCTTTTCGCGATTTGCGCCCGGCGCTTCAAGCGGTTGAGGCCTGGCCCGAAGTGCTGGGTTATGCGAATGTGCTGCGGGTGGAAAGCTTGGTTTAG
- a CDS encoding MarR family winged helix-turn-helix transcriptional regulator, whose protein sequence is MAASNSSSSPVDDPAVSGFVALMTISGQAQQLLKARMQDTTLAGLGPLHMHALCLCQQQPGAPQQALVQALGRDKGQMARLIRDLEDHGLLSRSTDERDRRVWRLYLTPEGATRSAWFSALEAQVAQDLMGHLSPEDSAQLNRMLHSVRAQLNGLSSEA, encoded by the coding sequence ATGGCCGCTTCCAACTCCTCGTCCAGCCCTGTGGACGATCCCGCCGTTTCCGGCTTCGTGGCGCTGATGACGATCTCCGGGCAGGCGCAGCAGTTGCTCAAGGCGCGCATGCAGGACACCACCCTGGCGGGCTTGGGGCCCTTGCACATGCACGCGCTGTGCCTGTGTCAACAGCAGCCCGGTGCACCACAGCAAGCCCTGGTGCAGGCGCTGGGCCGCGACAAGGGCCAGATGGCCCGCCTGATCCGCGACCTGGAAGACCACGGCCTGCTCAGCCGCAGCACCGACGAGCGCGACCGCCGGGTCTGGCGCCTGTACCTGACACCAGAGGGGGCAACGCGCAGCGCCTGGTTCAGCGCGTTGGAAGCGCAAGTGGCCCAAGACCTGATGGGGCACCTGAGCCCGGAAGACAGCGCGCAACTGAACCGCATGCTTCACAGCGTGCGAGCGCAGCTGAATGGGCTGAGCAGCGAGGCCTGA
- a CDS encoding dienelactone hydrolase family protein produces the protein MGTMVTFTRPDGKTVQGYLAEPTAPQSTSNPPAVVVIQEWWGLNDQIKGVADRLATAGYQALVPDLYRGKATVEAEEAHHLMTGLDFGDAASQDIRGAVQFLKARAPKVGLTGFCMGGALTLLGATQAPELDAAAVWYGCPPLDYIDASKIKAPLLGHWATQDEFFKIDVVDGLEAKLTAAGVSYEFHRYLAHHAFANETAVGTHRTPATQYDPVWAQQAWDRTLRFFGKHLG, from the coding sequence ATGGGAACCATGGTCACATTCACCCGCCCCGATGGCAAAACCGTACAGGGCTACCTGGCCGAACCAACAGCGCCACAGTCAACCAGCAACCCACCTGCCGTCGTCGTCATCCAGGAATGGTGGGGCCTGAACGACCAGATCAAAGGCGTGGCCGACCGCCTGGCCACAGCCGGCTATCAGGCCCTGGTGCCAGACCTCTACCGCGGCAAAGCCACCGTCGAGGCCGAAGAAGCCCACCACCTCATGACCGGTCTGGACTTCGGCGACGCCGCCAGCCAGGACATACGCGGTGCGGTGCAGTTCCTCAAAGCCCGTGCCCCCAAGGTCGGCCTCACCGGCTTTTGCATGGGCGGCGCGCTCACCCTGCTGGGAGCAACGCAAGCCCCTGAGCTCGATGCCGCCGCCGTCTGGTACGGCTGCCCGCCGCTGGACTACATCGATGCCAGCAAAATCAAAGCGCCCCTGCTCGGCCACTGGGCCACGCAAGACGAGTTCTTCAAAATTGATGTGGTCGATGGCCTAGAAGCCAAGCTCACCGCCGCTGGCGTGAGCTACGAGTTCCACCGCTACCTGGCCCATCACGCCTTCGCCAACGAGACAGCCGTCGGCACGCACCGCACTCCTGCCACGCAGTACGACCCTGTCTGGGCCCAACAAGCGTGGGACCGTACCCTGCGCTTCTTCGGCAAGCACCTGGGTTGA
- a CDS encoding DUF3857 domain-containing transglutaminase family protein — protein MRFVRYAALVAAMGIAGLQGVWAQAADSDKAPVVSKKWHLRYDLAADGRSTQTFESLYQVLQSRALESMKSYSFSFSTSIQTGEILEAYTLKKDGRKIEVPATNFQKTTNQGRSGASPMFSDRTSLSVVFPDLAVGDSVGIRYAIADKEPIFPGHFSMSQGFSAYSEYQDAQITLRAPKSLRLHMESHQVQQMPVVEDGDMRTWQWRYVNPVPMRWDESDEGIWRIDESPSVVVSTFDSYEAIAKAYGDRALPKAEPTPRIRELMQSIVGDEKKTAERARLLYEWVSRNITYGGNCIGVGAVVPRDLDVVLDNKMGDCKDHATLLQALLAAAEIRSEQVLINSGGLYDLTKTPVVSQVNHVMNYLPELNQYVDATAKDVPFGYLPWGSYAKPVIHVGRANAIGKTPDQQYQKSEQRVFVKQRIEKDGSTSGELEVALRGLYAADARAYMRDLDNDAEREFVKRALGSYGLKGKGNLFKGDTTGLSDQYSFRLNFEVSNLLEGGASGALVLTPVVSTPLPVMGFANIKGRIEPNRRHSCHGFSSYETYDITLAPGIKFVSLPPSAKVRSAVFDYTAKYQRNKSGVHVERSVQDKTPVSICSAEMAAELQKQALPAAENLRTQILYQRQIR, from the coding sequence ATGAGATTCGTTCGATATGCGGCCCTTGTTGCCGCGATGGGCATTGCGGGTTTGCAGGGCGTTTGGGCCCAGGCAGCTGACAGCGATAAAGCCCCGGTTGTCTCGAAGAAATGGCACCTGCGCTACGACCTTGCAGCCGATGGTCGATCTACCCAAACTTTTGAGTCGCTATACCAGGTGTTGCAATCGCGTGCGCTGGAGAGCATGAAGTCGTATTCGTTCTCTTTCAGCACCAGCATTCAGACGGGCGAGATTCTGGAGGCCTATACGCTCAAAAAGGATGGCCGCAAGATTGAAGTGCCGGCCACCAATTTCCAGAAGACCACCAACCAGGGCCGCAGTGGTGCTTCTCCCATGTTTTCGGACCGCACCAGCCTGTCGGTCGTCTTTCCTGACCTGGCGGTGGGCGACTCGGTGGGCATTCGCTATGCCATTGCAGACAAGGAACCCATTTTTCCTGGCCATTTCTCCATGTCGCAAGGCTTTTCTGCCTACAGCGAATACCAAGATGCACAAATCACTCTGCGTGCACCCAAGAGCTTGCGGCTCCATATGGAATCCCACCAGGTCCAGCAGATGCCTGTAGTGGAAGACGGCGACATGCGCACGTGGCAATGGCGCTATGTCAACCCGGTGCCCATGCGCTGGGACGAGAGCGACGAAGGTATTTGGCGCATTGACGAGAGCCCCTCTGTGGTGGTTTCGACCTTCGACAGTTACGAGGCTATTGCAAAGGCCTATGGTGACCGGGCGCTACCCAAAGCGGAGCCGACTCCACGCATCCGGGAGCTGATGCAATCCATCGTCGGCGATGAAAAGAAAACTGCAGAGCGTGCCCGACTGTTGTACGAATGGGTGTCGCGCAACATTACCTATGGCGGCAACTGCATTGGCGTGGGTGCTGTGGTGCCCCGTGATCTGGATGTGGTGCTGGACAACAAGATGGGCGACTGCAAAGACCATGCAACGTTGCTGCAGGCGCTGCTTGCCGCTGCCGAGATTCGCAGCGAGCAAGTGCTGATCAATTCCGGCGGGCTGTATGACCTGACCAAGACCCCGGTGGTGTCCCAGGTCAACCACGTCATGAACTATCTGCCTGAACTCAATCAGTACGTGGACGCCACTGCCAAAGACGTGCCTTTTGGGTACTTGCCTTGGGGGAGCTACGCCAAGCCTGTGATTCACGTAGGCCGCGCCAACGCCATTGGCAAAACTCCGGACCAGCAATACCAAAAATCTGAACAACGTGTGTTTGTCAAACAGCGTATCGAGAAGGACGGCAGCACATCGGGCGAGCTCGAAGTGGCTTTGCGTGGCTTGTATGCCGCCGATGCACGCGCCTACATGCGGGATCTGGACAATGACGCGGAACGTGAGTTTGTGAAGCGTGCTTTGGGGAGTTATGGACTGAAAGGTAAGGGCAATCTTTTCAAGGGAGACACCACGGGTTTGTCGGACCAATACAGCTTCCGCCTGAATTTCGAAGTGTCCAATCTGCTGGAAGGCGGCGCGTCGGGTGCGCTTGTCCTGACGCCCGTTGTTTCGACCCCTCTACCGGTTATGGGGTTTGCGAACATCAAGGGACGTATCGAGCCGAATCGACGCCACTCCTGCCATGGCTTTTCCAGCTACGAGACCTATGACATTACCCTGGCTCCTGGCATCAAGTTTGTTTCTTTGCCGCCCTCTGCCAAGGTCCGCTCTGCGGTGTTTGACTACACAGCCAAATACCAGCGCAACAAATCGGGAGTCCATGTCGAACGCTCGGTACAGGACAAAACGCCGGTAAGCATTTGCTCTGCTGAGATGGCGGCCGAATTGCAAAAGCAAGCTCTCCCGGCAGCTGAGAACCTCCGCACCCAGATTCTCTATCAGCGCCAAATTCGTTGA
- the pdxR gene encoding MocR-like pyridoxine biosynthesis transcription factor PdxR: protein MDYQLLFSKYTALPAHARWSRQRQLHECLRSAIRSGTLGGGARLPATRTLANELGVSRNTVLYAYDQLATEGFVVPDRRGTVVAGAAARTALPAPAATPLRVGLSRRALAVPTRDAPETPAAFAPGVPALKEFPATLWRRLMDRAWKSLRTEQLNYAPHTGEPALREAIANHLRVARGARLDASQVFITDGTQNSLDLCAQAFADAGDKVWIESPGYLGALAAFKAAQLKPMGIVVDGEGMAPTAADWQRHPPKLIYVTPSHQYPTGSVMSLQRRLDLIANARAAQALIIEDDYDSEFRHDGPPLSCMQGLEVDAPVLYLGTFSKTMFPALRLGFVVVPAALVEPLSALLARTAPRGRAADQLALAEFMQSGQFSLHLRRMRRLYRQRRDALVAALLLQLGDVADVYGGSAGMHLALRLRNPQADDAAMSKQLLSMGVVAPALSPQAIGQRVQPWRGFLLGYAQVPVEQMPKLVGQLAEVVRQSR from the coding sequence GTGGACTACCAACTGCTGTTCTCCAAATACACCGCTTTGCCGGCGCATGCCCGCTGGTCGCGCCAGCGGCAGTTGCACGAGTGCCTGCGCAGTGCCATCCGCAGCGGCACGCTGGGCGGTGGTGCGCGTCTGCCGGCTACGCGCACGCTGGCAAACGAACTGGGCGTGTCGCGCAACACGGTGCTCTACGCCTACGACCAGCTAGCTACCGAAGGCTTTGTGGTGCCCGACCGGCGTGGCACGGTGGTAGCAGGCGCCGCAGCACGCACAGCCCTGCCGGCGCCTGCGGCCACACCGCTGCGTGTGGGCCTGTCGCGCCGCGCACTGGCCGTGCCCACGCGCGATGCACCGGAGACGCCGGCTGCCTTTGCGCCTGGCGTGCCGGCGCTCAAGGAATTCCCGGCCACGCTATGGCGGCGCCTGATGGACCGCGCCTGGAAGAGCCTGCGCACCGAGCAACTGAACTACGCGCCCCACACCGGCGAGCCCGCGCTGCGCGAAGCCATTGCCAACCACCTGCGCGTGGCCCGTGGTGCGCGGCTGGATGCGAGCCAAGTGTTCATTACCGATGGCACGCAAAACAGCCTGGACCTGTGCGCCCAGGCCTTTGCCGATGCGGGCGACAAGGTGTGGATAGAGAGCCCTGGCTACCTGGGAGCGTTGGCCGCCTTCAAGGCTGCCCAGCTCAAGCCCATGGGCATCGTGGTGGATGGCGAGGGGATGGCACCCACTGCCGCCGACTGGCAGCGCCACCCGCCCAAACTGATTTACGTGACACCCTCGCACCAGTACCCCACCGGCAGCGTGATGAGCCTGCAGCGGCGCCTGGACTTGATTGCCAACGCGCGTGCGGCGCAGGCCTTGATCATTGAAGACGACTACGACAGCGAGTTCCGCCACGACGGGCCGCCGCTCTCGTGCATGCAGGGCTTGGAGGTGGATGCGCCGGTGCTCTACCTGGGTACATTCAGCAAAACCATGTTTCCGGCACTGCGGCTGGGCTTTGTGGTGGTGCCGGCTGCGCTGGTGGAGCCGCTAAGTGCCCTGCTGGCCCGCACTGCGCCACGCGGGCGCGCGGCGGATCAACTGGCGCTGGCCGAGTTTATGCAGAGCGGGCAGTTCAGCCTGCACCTTCGGCGCATGCGCCGCCTCTACCGCCAGCGGCGCGACGCGCTGGTGGCCGCGCTGTTGCTGCAACTGGGCGATGTGGCCGATGTGTACGGTGGCTCGGCCGGCATGCACCTGGCCTTGCGCCTGCGCAACCCCCAAGCGGACGACGCCGCCATGAGCAAGCAACTCCTCTCAATGGGCGTGGTCGCCCCCGCCCTGAGCCCCCAAGCCATTGGCCAGCGCGTGCAGCCCTGGCGCGGCTTTTTGCTGGGCTACGCGCAAGTGCCGGTGGAGCAGATGCCCAAGCTGGTGGGGCAGCTGGCTGAGGTGGTGCGACAGTCGCGCTAG
- a CDS encoding pyridoxamine 5'-phosphate oxidase family protein → MTAPTHQPAPPSDRTRIRRIAENADYHRSTLHAVLDAAYVCHVAFVDDKGTHCIPTACWREGEHLYIHGSNGGRLIKLLAKGTQACVTVTHIDGLVLARSAFNHSMNYRSAMVYGHFEKVDDKAAALDTFMRHLAPGREQQARPGNAKELAATTVMRISLEEAACKVRSGGPNDDAEDLNLPVWAGVLPMRSQRTAPVPDALSSAPAPDYVQHWAN, encoded by the coding sequence ATGACTGCACCCACCCACCAGCCCGCCCCACCCAGCGACCGCACCCGCATCCGCCGCATTGCCGAAAACGCTGATTACCACCGCAGCACCCTGCACGCCGTGCTGGACGCGGCCTATGTGTGCCACGTCGCGTTTGTGGACGACAAAGGCACCCACTGCATCCCCACCGCCTGCTGGCGCGAGGGCGAGCACCTTTACATTCATGGCTCCAACGGCGGGCGGCTCATCAAGCTGCTGGCCAAGGGCACCCAAGCCTGCGTGACGGTGACGCACATCGACGGCCTGGTGCTCGCGCGCTCGGCGTTTAACCATTCGATGAACTACCGCTCGGCCATGGTGTACGGCCACTTTGAAAAGGTGGACGACAAGGCCGCCGCGCTGGACACCTTCATGCGCCACCTGGCCCCAGGCCGCGAGCAGCAAGCCCGCCCCGGCAACGCCAAAGAGCTGGCCGCCACCACGGTGATGCGCATCAGCCTGGAAGAGGCCGCCTGCAAAGTGCGCAGCGGTGGCCCGAATGACGACGCTGAAGATCTGAACCTGCCGGTGTGGGCCGGCGTGCTACCCATGCGCAGCCAACGCACAGCTCCGGTGCCCGACGCGCTGAGCAGCGCGCCCGCACCGGACTACGTGCAACACTGGGCTAACTAG
- a CDS encoding VOC family protein encodes MFSHVIVGVNDIEASKRFYDALLATLGIKPGIHNNNGVVDRYFYRTPTGSFGITQPLNGQPACAANGGTIGFTMDSPEQAAAFHAAGIANGGTTCEDPPGWREGSVGKLYLAYLRDPDGNKLCALHRPPKV; translated from the coding sequence ATGTTCAGCCACGTCATTGTTGGTGTTAACGACATCGAAGCGTCCAAGCGGTTTTACGACGCCCTGTTGGCCACCTTGGGCATCAAGCCCGGCATCCACAACAACAACGGCGTGGTGGACCGCTACTTCTACCGCACGCCCACCGGCAGCTTCGGCATTACCCAGCCGCTCAATGGCCAGCCTGCTTGCGCAGCGAACGGCGGCACGATCGGCTTCACCATGGATTCGCCCGAGCAGGCGGCTGCGTTTCATGCCGCCGGCATAGCCAACGGCGGCACCACCTGCGAAGACCCGCCCGGCTGGCGCGAGGGCTCGGTAGGCAAGCTCTACCTGGCCTACCTGCGCGACCCGGACGGCAACAAGCTCTGCGCCTTGCACCGTCCGCCCAAGGTGTAA
- a CDS encoding helix-turn-helix transcriptional regulator, which translates to METSTIHPHNAQPDSLQATLQTARKSKRLSQLELALRMGVSQRHVSFVESGRAQPSRELLLNWLHELQAPLALRNVALQQAGFAPVYRGSELADAVLAPVRDALAQLLQAHDPMPAMVMDAAWNVLQMNRGAQWLATTLMPWVADLPPGTPINMIDAMLHPEGMTQHITNLEEVAPALLAHMRDDASVVPDILPRVEQLAQQMQQRLGKRVLAAWPRQMAPVLTTRFATRHGELAFFSMFSTFGTPQDITLASLRVEHVFPADEATRAVLTAQLSQMGS; encoded by the coding sequence ATGGAAACCAGCACCATCCACCCGCATAACGCCCAGCCCGACAGCCTGCAAGCCACCCTGCAAACCGCGCGCAAATCCAAGCGCCTGAGCCAGCTGGAACTGGCCCTGCGCATGGGCGTGAGCCAGCGGCATGTGAGCTTTGTGGAAAGCGGCCGCGCCCAGCCCAGCCGCGAGCTGCTGCTGAACTGGCTGCACGAGTTGCAAGCCCCGCTTGCCCTGCGCAACGTGGCCCTGCAGCAGGCCGGGTTTGCCCCTGTCTACCGCGGCAGCGAGCTGGCCGACGCCGTGCTCGCTCCGGTGCGTGACGCACTGGCCCAGCTGCTCCAAGCGCACGACCCCATGCCCGCCATGGTGATGGACGCCGCCTGGAACGTGCTGCAGATGAACCGCGGCGCCCAGTGGCTGGCCACCACGCTCATGCCCTGGGTGGCTGACCTGCCACCCGGCACGCCCATCAACATGATCGACGCCATGCTGCACCCCGAGGGCATGACCCAACACATCACCAACCTCGAAGAAGTGGCCCCCGCCCTGCTGGCCCACATGCGCGACGACGCCAGTGTGGTGCCCGACATCCTGCCCCGCGTGGAGCAGCTGGCGCAGCAAATGCAGCAGCGCCTGGGCAAGCGGGTGCTTGCAGCGTGGCCGCGCCAAATGGCGCCGGTGCTCACCACCCGCTTTGCCACGCGGCACGGCGAGCTGGCTTTCTTCAGCATGTTTTCCACCTTCGGTACCCCGCAAGACATCACGCTGGCATCCCTGCGGGTGGAGCATGTGTTCCCGGCGGACGAGGCTACGCGGGCGGTGTTGACTGCGCAACTAAGCCAAATGGGCAGCTAG
- a CDS encoding VOC family protein, translated as MQLGYTILYVPDVPATLKFYESAFGLTTRFLHEGGDYGELETGSTALAFSSHSLMQQLGKNPQAASPTAPCFEIALCTPDVAAALERAIAAGATPMRPVEVMPWGQTIAYVADINGFLVELCTPVG; from the coding sequence ATGCAACTCGGCTACACCATCCTCTACGTCCCCGACGTACCCGCCACGCTCAAGTTCTACGAGTCGGCCTTCGGCCTGACCACACGCTTTCTGCATGAGGGCGGCGACTACGGCGAGCTGGAGACGGGCAGCACGGCGCTGGCGTTTTCCAGCCACAGCCTGATGCAGCAGCTGGGCAAAAACCCGCAGGCGGCCAGCCCCACGGCGCCCTGCTTTGAGATTGCGCTGTGCACGCCCGATGTGGCCGCTGCGCTGGAGCGCGCCATAGCCGCCGGGGCTACGCCCATGCGCCCCGTGGAGGTGATGCCTTGGGGTCAAACGATTGCTTATGTGGCCGATATCAACGGCTTTTTAGTGGAGCTGTGCACGCCCGTGGGCTGA